Genomic DNA from Desulfurellaceae bacterium:
GGGGCAAATAGATAGTGGTAGGACTGGGTGTGGGTCTGGTAGGCCAGCAGGCTGGACGAACAGGTGCCGTAGCCGTTCAGGTGCAGGCACAGGCTGTTGCGGGTGTCGGGTTGGTAGGGGGTGTCCTGGTCTGCCAGGCCGGGCGGACTCGAACCGTGGTCGGCCATCAGGCGGCGCAGCTGGGGGACCAGACCGGCAAAGGAGACGGCCTGGGAGGTCTGGCCGAGCCGCTGGAAGTGGGGCCGCAAACGCGCGATGCGGGGACAGCTGGGGTCGTTGAAGTCGCGGTTGGTAAACAGGTACAGACCCGGCTTGAGGGAGTGCAGGGCGAGCGTGGTGGGGGTGGTGTTGAGGACATAGGCCTGCTGGGCGTCGGCGATGACCAGGGTGAAGGGATTATAGTCGTGCGGAGAGGAGCGGGCCAGGTGGTCGGCGGCTTGGGCGGCCGACGGATGGCGCAGGGCGTCGAGGCACAGCTGACCGCGCGAGCGGCGCTGCGGATCCGGGGGCAGGAGTGACTGGCGGTTGAGAATACCGGCCATGACGCCGAAGGCGTTGACGCCCAGCCAGGTGCCACCGGCGACCCGGTCGCGACCACCCCAGATCCAGGGCTCGCGTGCCAGCTGGAGCGGGGGATCCGAGGGGCGGGCCAGGAGTTCGTCGCGGTTGGCCGCAGCCACAATCGGATAGTCGGCAAAGACGCGCGAATACAGGGCTAAGGTACACATTGCGGGGGCGGATTATAGAAGCGGGAAGGGCCGAATGCAAGCCGAGCGGATGGGTCGCGCGCGTTGTCTTTGGCCCACCCCTATGCTAGGTTGGGCCAAATTATTCGCCTGGGAGGAAGGATGTTCGAATCTATTGAAGACGTGATCAGCAAATTTGCTGACGAGCAGTATATCTGTGATCGGCGTATTGCAA
This window encodes:
- a CDS encoding NRDE family protein produces the protein MCTLALYSRVFADYPIVAAANRDELLARPSDPPLQLAREPWIWGGRDRVAGGTWLGVNAFGVMAGILNRQSLLPPDPQRRSRGQLCLDALRHPSAAQAADHLARSSPHDYNPFTLVIADAQQAYVLNTTPTTLALHSLKPGLYLFTNRDFNDPSCPRIARLRPHFQRLGQTSQAVSFAGLVPQLRRLMADHGSSPPGLADQDTPYQPDTRNSLCLHLNGYGTCSSSLLAYQTHTQSYHYLFAPGAPCEHSYETVSLPLKENCDLN